The Meles meles chromosome 12, mMelMel3.1 paternal haplotype, whole genome shotgun sequence genomic sequence GCAGACCTCGCTGTGCCTCCGGGCCACCCAGACGTCGCAACGGGCCTGAGAAACTGGGGCCCCATGCCGGAGCTCTGGTGTACCACTACCACCTGCAAAACTTggacacatatgtacacacatatagacacgcacacacacacaaaaagaaaagatccaGACATTCAACGTAGAAAAAATATGGATGTGCTAAAAATCGCACAGAACCCGCTTAATCTCGAAACCTCAGAAATGCTAAAAGCCCCATGTCAGGAGATGAGACCGCTGCCGAGGAGCAGGCAACAGGGTCCCTTGGTCCAGAGGCCACTGGGCAGGGTATCCTGCACCCCGAGCTGCTGAGGAGCATGAGAAGGTGGCATGCGGCCACTGGGCACTCAGCCCCAGTGGTGACAGTGTGCAAGGAGATGGACACAGCCCAGGGCATTCGTTTCGGCCACCCCTCCCCACAAAGAAACAACCCTTTATGGCACAAACATGATGGGGTGGAGGGCAGGCCAGGCCCAGAGGCGAATCAGTAAGAGTGGGGGCTCCAGAGGCTAGCAGACAGGAGCCAGCTTAGCCCCCAACCCACAGCGGAGGATCCAGGGCCAGAACACTCACGCGTGGCTAAGGGCCTTGGCCCAACTCCAGGGCTGCCTCTTGGGGAAGCCATGCACAGCAATGCTGGGGAAAAAATGGCAGGGTGGGGCCAGGACCTCCTGGCACAGAATTGGGCTTCACCCAGCCCAGCTAGACAGAGTGGAGAGTTCAACCTCCTCCCAAGACCCTCTTTCCTCAGGGCCTCGGGCACCAGAGGCCCaggccagcccccagcccagagAAGGGTCATCCTTGGATGTTCACTGGGTGGAGTGGGGGGGATCCTCAGAGCAGTCATTGTGGTCACCTTCAAGGCCGTCTACCCTCAGGCAGACCAAGTACCCAGATAATACTGACAGTCCCCAAACATGGTGGTGCCTGGAagcgccccccccacccgcctcctgGCCGCCAGGGCCCCGTGGCTATCTGGCAGGCTCCTCTGGATGGCATGCCACAGGGAGCATGCCCACCAAAGCCAGGTGTGGTGCGGGTCCCTGCCCATGCCCACGGTGCCATCTTTGTTCCCTACTTTTGAAACATGTGGTCTGAATGAACTCTGTCATTCTTCTgccatttgaaaagaaaaagacagggacCAACAGCTATGCATGTTTCTAGAGCTGTCCAGGAGGCCCAGCGCAGGTGTCTGCTCCCTTGGGAGGCCGGTGTGGTCTGTGCTGCACATGCGTGCGGTCAGTGGGTTTGCGGCCGTGCAGCTGGGTCCAGGCTCACTCAGGGGCCCTTTAAGTCTCCCACGGGGATCAGGATTTTCTTGACAGCAAAAAGGTGCTTTCCGCCCGTCGGGGCCTTGGGCTGGGCCATCCTCTACACCATGGTACTGAGGGAACTGCGGCTATGGCGGCCGCCCCCCGGCAGTGCCTCTGTGGCGGGGGTGCTCCCGCTCTGGCCAGGGTCAGGGGGCACAAGCAGGGCACTGCTGCTGTCAGCTGAGTCTTCCAAGTCGGCCAGAGAGGGCCCCGCAGCGGGCAAAGGGTGCTCCAGACGCCGGGGTGATGCCCCTTCACCGCCACCATCCCCCGGGCTTGGCGGCCTGGCCTCTGCCGGCTCAAAGGCATCATCGTCTGCAGGGAGACAGAAGGGTGTCAGCAGGATGGTGGGTCTGGCACAGGGGAAGAGGGTGGGCTGGAGAGAACCAGGGGACGCTCCTCCTGTCATCACCCTTCACCTCTGCCCACCTGGCAAGGGGCCAGGTGCAGGGGTACAACTAGGAGCAAGCCATGGTGTGTGGTGTGGGGGGACAAGGCAAGTCAGCAGAACGAAGTCAGGGGAGAGGGAACATCCTCTCAGACTTGGTGGGAGTCAAAGCAGGGCGCCCCTGACATGACATGACATGACAGCCCTGACATACTGGGCTGGCGGCGGCCAGGCTATTGCTGGAACATGGGGATGGGAATACAGGAGACAGGGCTGGAGCAGGCAGCTCGGCAAACCTCACAGTTTTGAGGGAAGCTTTGTGGCAGGCCACTCCGTTCAGTGTGCCTGCTCCTTATTAGCCAGTCCCCCTCTGAAAGCTTGGGCATGGGGGCCCAGCGTGCCCCTTTTTGCTGGctggcctcccccagccccagcagtCTGTGACCCTGCCCTGGGGAGGCTCCACACAGGCAGCTGGGATCTCTTGCCCTCCTACAGCGGCATccctggcaggaagcctgttgtACCCTGACACCTCGAGAGCAGAGAGAAAATCCGTGTGTGCAGGGGTCACATCCAGGTCCTGCCCACAGACCGCAGAAGAGTGGTCCTGGTGAACACAGCATGGCTGGCCCCATGACACCTGTCCTGCTGTGGTACTGGTGCACAGGGAACCAGCCACCTCGGGGTAGGGCGCCGCCCGCTGGTATGCTGCAGGGGGTCGTGTGTGACAGATGGTGTTCACACAGTGGCAGATGGGATGGGACACCTGAGCTGCACACCAGGCACAGGGACAAGCCAGGCAGTGGTGAGGAAGCCGGCACATCCTTTGTGCTACATGGCCCTGTGAGGAATGGGTTTTCAGGGTATCAGATGGATAACAGATCCGAGTCATTGGGCCAACATCACAGAACCAGCGCTTTCTCCAAAGAACTGCTTCCAGACAGGAGACAACGTCATGATGGTGTCTCTTGAGCTCACAACACACACGTGTCTTTAGGGCCGACCAGTTGGCTCTGGATGGGCCCCTGTAGCTCTGGGCTCGCCCTGTACCCACAACCACCAGCACCTGGCTCCCCAGCCCTCCACAGAGCCCAGCTGGGTGTGCCCCAAGGGCTGCTTGCTAACAGGCGTTCACAGGAGGAAGGCCAGTGGCAGTGTGACCGCGGCTAACGGTCATCTGCATGCGCAACCCTGGGAAGAGCCTGCCTGCCGACAGATGGCAGTTCCTTCCACCTTAAACGGAAACCCAAGGGGAAAGCAGAAGACCAGGAGGAAGTGGAGGTTCAGGGTCCTGCGGACTGGGGAGGAGGACCACCGGCTGCACATGGTGGAAGGTTAGTGACGTGCCGCTCCCTGTCCCTGCGGAAGAAGCACCTGCGGGGTCGTAGAACACGCTGTCAGGGTTGATGGAGGCCTCATAGGGCGGCGGTGGATCATCGGGCTGGTCGATGTCTGGGTACTTATACGCGGTGTAGGGAGGCGGAGGGTCGTGGAAGTGGAACGTGCCGCCTTCCCCATCGTCAGAAAGGTGTAGTGGCGTGAGGCCGGTGCCGAACCCGTCTGGGCCGTAATCAAAGCCAGGGATCCTCCGGCCAAGGTTGAAGTGGTGCACTGCGCAACCACAGGGAGACAAGCAATAGAGCCACGTCACTCAAAGGCATGCAGCTCAGCCCCCAAGTCACCTACCTCCTCTCGAGGCTGGACCTGCCTCCCCAGGCCCAAGGGATCAGGTATCCCGACTGACACACTCGTATGCCCAGCTTGCCCACCCGGACCCCCTCCTTCAGTCCATTCCTGGCCCTAACCCATGTGCAACCCCTTACTACTTCCTGCCACTTCTGCCGCCCAGCCGTCACCACACTTCTCCACCTGAGGGTCTCTGAAGCTGACCTGGTGGGAACTGAGGGTCTGAGGAAGGACTATGCTGGCTCTCAGTGCCGTAAGGCCCCCAACTGCAGCTGGCACGGCCCCTCAGCATTCCTGCCACCTTGACTCAAGAGCCCTCGAGCCCTTGGGGTCTGCAACCATCCCACCGCTCCCCACATGGACAGGGGGACTGGGTGCTGGGGAGCCTGGCTTCCTTGCTGAGACAAGGAGCAATTCCAGCTCTACTGAGGGCACAGGCCTCTCACTGCAGAGAACTTGGGCTGAAGAAGGCAAGTCACACCCAAAGCTGCCTAACAGTTCTgggagtctgctgctctgccCCCTCTCCAGCCCGCAGGTGGCCCACTCACGGTCCAGGCTGCCAGAAAAGGTAACATCACTGACCGGAACACAACAGCAGCTGTGGGTCCTGCTTCAAGGCCTGGAGGGGTGGAGAGCCTGAGGGCAGCTGGTACTGACAGTGTGTCCCTCCCTTCACATATCCAGGGCCTGATTTCAGGTCCCCAGGAcagctcctccagctcctcaggTGCTGGGGACAAGCTGGGGCATCCCTATCAGtatcctctccttcctccttgccCCTTCCTGCTTCCCATGCCCTCCCACTCTCTCAAGGGGACAGAGCTTGGAGCGGGGCCTCCACTGGGACTGTCATTGGCAGGGTGAGCTGCACTCACAGTTGGCTCCAATCAGGGACTCAATGCGTTCCCGCCGCCTCTGGCGAAGCCGGTGGACCATGAAAAGCAGCAGCGACagaatgaggaaggaggagaTGCAGCTAACGATCAGACGCATCCCACTGGCCATGGAGTCGAACAGGCTGTTGCCATCTGTtacagggagaggaaggaaactgGCTGTTCTCAAAGAGGAGAGCCTGACCCCCAGGTGCTTAGTGCTACGGGAAGGCCACAGTCTTTCACCACCAGGCAGGTATGTGAAAAGGCAACTGCTTCCCGATTCCCTGCACTTGATGATCTTGGGAGAGATGGCAGAAATGAAACAACTCAAAGTCATGAATACTGTGCTAACACCAAAGGAGAGAAGCAAATTGTGGGCCAGGAATAATATTTTACCTTCCAGCCTAGCACTAAGTTCCATTCAATGAGCCTCTTCTGCCTAAGAAGCTCTGTTATAGCTCCCCGTACCCCCAATCACAAGACAAAATCAGGCACATGGGACCAAGCTCCTGGACCCTAGACCAGGGATGCTCACCTGGGCGACTCTGTAACTCCCAGGGAACATGTGACAACGTCTGGAGAGACTCTTGGTCCCCACCAACCCCTCAAGGGTGGAGGCACTATTGGCCTCTGGTGGGTAGAGGCCTGCGATGCTGCTCAGCAGCTTGCCAAGCCCACATCACAGTGCTCAGTCCCAAATGTTGACTGTGCCCACACGGAGATAGCCTGCCTTGCCCTGGTGCCCACCAGTGCTTGTCTGGTTTGCTGTGGGGCGAGCACACATGGTGATCATGGGAGGAGATGTGAGGGAAGAGAACTTGCGCTGGCTGAGTGCCTCAGGGGGGCAGACTTCCCCATCGGCTCTCACTGAGGTGAGATGGGCCACTCGCGCCAAGTCACAGACTAACAGAACTAGGAAGTGGTCCCGAGAGTACCTGCCTCCACGACCCAGAAGGAAGGTCACAGAGGTCTCAGGCCACAGGCCTGTAGCCACTGGAAGCAGGACTCCGCGTGGGTGGAAGGGCCAAGGACTGTCGACTTCCAACTCTGTGACAGCCATGCAGGCAGATCCCCAACCGCCAGCTCCAAGGAGACACTTCACGACCAACTAGGATTCCATGTGAGAGGTTGGGCTCCCGGGGCCCTTCTACTGCTTCCGCTGGCCCAGCTGGCTCCATACCAATGCAGATGGTCTGAGCTCACTCTTGCCCTGCTCCCACAGGGTCAGGGAGCCTCCCTCAAAGCTGCACTTACTGCTGACAAAACTTGGGAAGTAACATGTATAAAGGATACATCCTCTCCCCAATTAGCTGCTTTTCTGGTGCCTCTGATCCTCTTCAAGTGTCAAGGGAACATTTTGTCTCTGTATGTGGGAGGATGACTGTCAGTTCAGGGTGCTGTTGACATGTCTGTTAATTGGTGGCCAGCTCAGAGATCCCAAGGGGCACCTAAGCAACAGTCCCTTTGCAATGACTCTTACTAATCACTTCCAAAATAAACTCAAGGACACAGTAAAGGTCCCTGACCATCCCTCCATGGTGATTACCAAGGAAGGAGGAAGCATCCCTTAGAAGAAAGCCACCTGCAGTCAGACACAAAGAAGACAGCACTTTCCTAGGAGACAGAAGCCAGCTCTTGGGTCCTTGGGGACTCACACCATGACTGGTCAGCTATAAATGTTGCCTATCCCAAGTTCACAaagatttttccatattttctattttcttttcacatactttattttttttagagcatatatttttcttctagaagtctTATAATGTAAGGTTTTATAGTGGTctatgatcatttttttaaaaacattttatttacttgagagagagacagtgagagagaccacgagaggcaagaaggtcagagggagaagcagactccctatggagctgggagcccgatgtgggactcgatccctggactccgggatcatgacctaagctgaaggcagttgcttaaccaactgaaccacttaGGCACCCAGTCTAtgaccattttgagttaatttttatacataGTAAGATGTGTAGTtaaaggtgtatatatatatgtatatatttaaacatgGATGTCCAACTGTTCCAGCACCAGTTGTTTACAGATATCCTTTCCCCATTTAATTGCCTTTGTACTGTTGTCAattattagttgaccatataagtgtgggaCTATTTCTAGActattctgttccagtgatctacGTGTCTCTTCTTCTGataataccacactgttttgattactatgacCATACAGTAAGTTTTAAATCAGGTACCAGgagacctccaactttgttcttcccaaAAACTGTTTTAGCTAGTCTAATTCCTTTGCCTTTCtacataaattttgtttttttaaatttttttttttttaatttctaagtaatctctacatccaatgtgggacatgaacttgcaaccctgagatcatgagttatGTGTtccactgattgagccagccaggcactcctctacataaattttagaatcggCTTGTCGATGTCTGTAAAAAAGTCTGCTAGAATTTGGGTTAGGACAGCATTGTATCCATAAATAATTTAGGGATAATTAACTGCCTAATGATATTGAGTCCtatgatccatgaacatggtataccTCTCCTCTGATtactttcatcagtattttatggTTTGTGCATATATTTGTAAGGCTTATGCCTAAGTCATGTTTTttggtgctactgtaaatggtactttttttttagatatttaaatttcCAACTATTCACAGGTagtatatataaaaacaatggaattttgtatattgaccttgtATGTGGAGACCTTGCTAAACACTCTAGTTTTAGTAACTTTCTTGCAGGTCCTTTGCGATTTTCTATGCAGACAATCATATCATCTactaaaaaaaagataatttcactTCCCCTTGTGGTCTGgataccttttcattttctggcACTGCCCTTGACCTCCTGTAGAACCCTAAACAgagtggtgagagcagacatccttgccttgttgaAGGGGATACTTTCTCAGCGTCCCAGTTTGGGTGGCAGTGTCTCTGTCCTTGTTGGAATACAGGTACTTTCCAGGAGGAAACACTCAGCTTGGGAAGCAGGCAGGAGCCTGCAAACATAACACTGAACAAGAGGCAGGAATAAGCCCTGGATAAGCTGCTCTGGCTGCACAGGAGAATGGCCTGCAGCAGCTGTGGTCTCATCCAGATGCCCAGAGAGCCCTGTTCTGCTGAGAAGTCCTCAGGGCTTGGCAGGCCCTACAGGTCTTACACAGGCCTGGTCATTCTAACAAAGCCTAGATGGAGAGGTAAGGCAATATGGATAGACTCCTAAGAAATGGAATGAGAAATACATGTGACGTGGCTTGCAAAAGCCAGTCTTTTGACTCCTGTGGAAGGTAAGTGAGCTGGGGGTTCAGAGTGATGTGGCCAGGACACTGGAGACCTGGTAAGCACCTAATCAGTGCTTGTCGGAATCCCACAGGAATGCATCTTATACAAGCAGGTACGATCTACTCTGTGAGATAGGGAGGCCCAAGTGTACCCTCACTGAGTTCCACTCTCCCTGGTAGGCTCTTCTGTACTCTTCACAGCCAATTGCACCTCTAGGACATGTGCCAAAGTGTCTGATTCAGCCTCAGACACCCTCTGAcactgctttgccctctcccccAGATGCCCTTCCTGGCATGCAGGGACACTGACAACTCTCTACTTAACGAGAGTTCTAGTTGTTGTGGCTCTCACACAACAGTTCCAACTCCTGTCCCATGAGCACTAAGCAAACCAGTTTCTCCTCCACAGGGGCCCTGGAGGATAGAGATGGCCACCACGCCCTGCCCCAGCTTCTCTTCTACAGGGTCCATGAGCTTAGGGACTTCCACAAGGCCCTGTCCACGTCTGTCTCACACTGCCAAGATAAAAGAACAAATTCATGCTTTTGATTTACAGTTCTCTTGAGATTATGAATTCACAGAGATGCCAACTGCACTGGTGTGGAGAATAATCCAGCATGTTGTATGAGTGTGATGCCCACTGTCATACAGAGCACACTGCTACGtgctgctcttttctttcttttctttttcctttggaaaggaaaggaagagggctATCTAGAGACCACATGCCTGCATAATGTTGAATCACAAACGCCACCTGGCAGAATGGAGTTAGTTTCTCAAAACTTTCTCCTGAAAGATTTTAGCGGTAGAAATCGATGACTATAAGCAAATAAAAACTGTCATTACCCCTCACATCACCAAACATGGAAAAGAGCTAAAATGGGGACATAAATCTTGAGAGGAGAAAGATAGGTCAGATTTAAAGCCATCAGTTACAGCTGACTCATGAACAGGCACGCTCATTCAAGTTCAAGTTCACTGATGTACAATACTGGTTACCTACCTGAGAGCTGACACAAGCCTGACACACCTGTGAGGTGGCAGTTAGAGAAGGCCAGGTCATGtgacacacacatgctcacaagAGTGGTTGGCCATCAAACCTGGCTGAACAGCTCCATAAACAAAATGTTGCTATGCCATGTGCCATGAGCTCTCACGAGTGCCCACTACTGAGAAAGTGAAGGAACATCTGGGCTCCAGCTTAGAACACAGGGGCTGACTTGTGACCCACCATCAGTCTCACCTGGGTCCAGGCACATGAACTTGCAGCATTCCTTGGGGTCCTTGCGGTACTGCTGACAGCCCTGAGGCCTCTCACACAGGGCAGCCACACACATCTCAGGCTCCCCACCATGGCAGGTGCAGCTCAGGCATGGGTCATCTCCTTTGGGGGTGAAGTAGAACCCCTCATCCACCACATTGTCCTTGATGTCAACACATGTTTGACCTGCAACatgcacatacatgtatatatgtatgcatcaTTGGGCAACAGACGCGACAACAGAGGAGTTAGCAAGATCAACCAGAGAGCCTTCCCAGTGCTGAAGTGTGTGAGTCTGGCTCACAGCCACAGGAAGTGGCTATCCGAGAGAGGTTGTCACTACAACTCGCTGCTAGGACAAAGCCTGATCAGGGCACACCTGGACATAAGCCCAGAGagctgggagagagaagagagctagATTCCAGGGCAAAGCCCATGGAGAAGTGTTTGCTTTCAAGGATCTGTCTAAGCAGTTTACTTAGAGATTTCCTCAGTTTTAAAATGTAGCTGTCATGCATGTTAACCATTTTACAACACATCTGAGAGTATGCCTCCAACGACTCTCCCAAGAAGCTGCTGGCTCTGCTTGAAAAAACAGTCCACTAGCCCCAAGAAACACACAGTAAACTCTGTGCAGAGCTGCTGTGGGGCAGGCGGAAGAGAAATGGCCATCACCAGAGACGAGAGGAAGCTGACAGCTCAGAGCCCTAAGCCAGCCCTAGACACAACAGATGCCTGGAGGAAGGGACAAGGGATGAGGCAGGGGCAGCTCTCCAAAAGACACATGCTCAGTGAAAGGCAAAGGGCCATGAGAAGATGTTTGTTTCCATCTCCAAATGGAGTAGAGATATCTAAAAACACGCATCACAAATCCCACAACCATGGGTCTGTGCCTCACTTAAGACaggggctggggtgcctgggtggctcagttgttaggcacctgcctttggttcaggtcatgatcctagggtcctgggatagagccccacatcaggcttcctgctcagtgggaagcctgttcctctctcccactctccctgcttgtgttccccctctcgctgtctctctccctctggcaaattataaacaaataaatgaaacgaagaaaaaaaaaggactggggTCAGGAATATGCAGGGCAAGAAAATCACATAGAACTGATCTCTgttagaagagggagaaaaagaatgaagaaaaatgagcagCCCTCAGAGAAACATGGGACACCACTGAGTGCACCATCACACACAAAATAGAAgtaccagaagaagaagagagcagaaggagcagaaaaaagtatctgaagaaataacagctgaaaacttcccaaactcattgaaaaacaaaacctataCGTGTAGGAAGCGTAACAAACTCCAACTTGGATAAATGCAAAGAGCCCTAAGCACATCAGACATACTCATCATAGTAAAAAAGTGCTAACATCGAAGAAAATGTGAAAACCTTAAGAACAGCAAGCCAGAAATGACATGTTACTTATAAGAGAACCCCGTAAGGCTAAGAGCTGActtctcagaagaaaaaagagagatgagaagGCAGTGGGATAACATACTCAAGGTGCTCAAAGAAAAAACTATCAGAATCCTACACCCAGCAAACCTAGCTTTCAAAACCTGAAGGCAACATAAAGACTTTCCCCAAACAGACAAGACCTAATTTGTTGCATTCACACATGCCTTATAAGTAATACCaaaggaagtctttttttttttttcccccccaagggagagagattgagcatgaagggagggaggggcagagagagagagggaaaaaaagggagcTTCCTAAGCAGactcagagagagggaaaaaaagggagcctcctaagcagactccacatgaagtgtggagcctgacacagggtccGACACAGAGCTCtatctcacaccctgagatcatgacctgagctgaaattaagagtcggacacttaactgactgagccacccaggcaccccaccctaAAGGAAGTTCTTAAGGCTAAAAGAAAGTGATCCTCAGAGAGGAATTTGGATCTATACAAAAAACCAAAAGGCGCTAGAAAAGATAATCATGTGATTATGAAAGACAatataaatgagtttttttttcttaaagattttgtttatttgatgcagaaagacacagtgagagagggaacacaggcagggggagtgggagagggagagggagaagcaggtttcccactgagcagggagcccaatgtggggcttgatcccaggaccctgggatcatgacttgagccgaaggcgacgcttaacaactgagccacccaggtgctccataaatgagtatttttttcctcttaactgAATGAAAAAGCAATTGTATGAGATACTGTgtttatggggtacctgggtggttcagtcaattaagcagctgcctttggctcaggtcatgatctcagggtcctgggattgagccctgcatcaggctccctgcttagcagggagcctgcttccctctgcctgccactctgcctacttttgctctctatctctctgtcaaataaataaataaaaccttaaaaaaaagatactgtgttTATAACGTAGTATTGGGCCtctaatatatagaaatgtaatgtATGTGTTTGCAGATAATAGCCCAAAGGACGTGTGTGGAAGCAAAGCTGTTCCAGGCTAAGGAAGTGACTGGTGGTGGTAATtaacaatgttttatttgttCGCAACACTAACAGACCTAATGTGTATAATGATAAtaccagagaaaggaggaaaggaaactggGTTATAAGAGGTAACATTCCACATATCACTGAAATGAACCTAGTATCAATCTGAAGCTAATgtgaataaaatgtatatatagatGTACATGGAGTTAGTGTTAATACTTACATTtacctgtgaatatactaaaaagcaCTGAACAGTATACTTTAAATGAGTGAACTGTaaagtatgtgaattatatcataataaagctgttaaaaaagagATGATGGCTGAGATCTTCTCATTATTAATAAAACACATAAATC encodes the following:
- the DGCR2 gene encoding integral membrane protein DGCR2/IDD; translation: MVPKADSGAFLLLFLLVLTVTEPLRPELRCNPGQFACRSGAIQCIPLPWQCDGWVTCEDESDEADCPEVTGESRPYHGKEAVDPRPGRARGSDPKHFHAVNVAQPVRFSRKCPTGWHHYEGTASCYRVYLSGENYWDAAQTCQRVNGSLATFSTDQELRFVLAQEWDQPERSFAWQDQHKLWVGYQYVIASRNRSLEGRWEVAFKGSSEVFLPPDPIFASAMSESDNVFCAQLQCFHFPTLRHHDLHSWHAENCYEKSSFLCKRSQTCVDIKDNVVDEGFYFTPKGDDPCLSCTCHGGEPEMCVAALCERPQGCQQYRKDPKECCKFMCLDPDGNSLFDSMASGMRLIVSCISSFLILSLLLFMVHRLRQRRRERIESLIGANLHHFNLGRRIPGFDYGPDGFGTGLTPLHLSDDGEGGTFHFHDPPPPYTAYKYPDIDQPDDPPPPYEASINPDSVFYDPADDDAFEPAEARPPSPGDGGGEGASPRRLEHPLPAAGPSLADLEDSADSSSALLVPPDPGQSGSTPATEALPGGGRHSRSSLSTMV